The following nucleotide sequence is from Salvia miltiorrhiza cultivar Shanhuang (shh) chromosome 7, IMPLAD_Smil_shh, whole genome shotgun sequence.
GTTGAAGGGGAGTTACCAAAAATTTATGGCTGACTGACCCTGACTTTGTTCTGGAGTGAATTGTATGTGAGTGTTTATTGTGGTTAGGGGATGATCATGTGAGGCAGATGTTGGTGCAATGGAAAGGCAAGGATGAGGATGAGGCAATGTGGGTAGAAGAGCCAGAGCTCGTGGGGCAGTTTCCTGATTTCTGCCTTGAGAACAAGACTGTTTGTAAGGGGGAGGAATAGTTACACCCAGAGTTTATTCATGGAGGGGAAAGGTCGTGCTTGACTCATGGGCCTGGGTCCAAAGAGTTTATTTCATATTTCTTAGTTAAGTCATATGCCTAAGTAGAATAAAAGGAATCTTTCTCGTCTAGAATTTCTATTACTTTGGAGAACTGTGCCTGTTGCGCTAGGGCAGGAGAGTTCATATCTTCTGATTGTATTTTATCATtcctattttattaataatattcaGTTTAGTTATCCTTTACTATAGCAGAATAATAGAATAAACTGGAACGATAAGCTCTAAATAGAGGCACTTCCACTGACAAaacatatatatagaaattaaGAAACCAGAGGATGAATTATGAAGAATGGAGTGAAGCAGAATCACACATTTGCCATCTATTTGAGCATGATAACAATATCGCATCAACCATAATTTCTACTGAATGGAGGTAATTCAAATACAATTTCACTTATCCTATCCTGTTTCACAAAACAGAATTATTAGCAGAATCACCTGCGGAAGAcatattgaagattttagatAATCGGCAATTTGCAGCATCTCCTGCAGAGTGATGCATCCATATATCAAGCAACTGAAATCCATGGACCACAATGGCCTGAAGAAGGAATTGGCAAACTGTGAGCCCAAATTGGTCACCAAATTATGCATGTTTTAGTCCAACAGAAAAGGTAATATTACCTGCAGTGTCTCAAAAGCTATGCTAGAAGGCTcaaaaaataacaacaaaaataTTGATGAAGTCATTGCACTGTAGATTGTCAGACATAGAAATATCCTGCAAAAACAAACCAATATCTTGACAAACATCTcagataaaaacataaaaaacccATAAAGTAGTGTAAACATGAAGTAAAGAGGAATATCACTGACAATCATCTTATATCAAGAAAAGAAATATCACTGGCCAACCATTTTATGTTCTTCAACTCAATATAAACTTCAAAATAATCAACTAGTGCTTGTGAAGAGAGGAAAATCAAAGCCATATATGAAAGAGAAGGTACACAAAAAGTACCAGAGCAAGTCAACAGAGAAAACAAGCAACAAAGCAGAATATACACGGAAGTATGTCCATGGAGTGACAGAAGGAGAAGCATTCAAGCGTTCAAGTCGATCCCTAGCTAAAGCTTGAAACATCTGCAAAATTAGTGATTAGATCAGTTGTGCATATGCCATCATGTTAGTCCAATGATCACGTGTTCTTGTAATGAGTACCTTTAAGAAGCAAAGCATGGCTAACCAAGTTGACCATAGACCTGCTTGAAATATTGTTGGTGGGACTACCAATGGAAGAAAAGTCCCCTGCCAAAAGCTGAATAATCACAACTCTTTTAACAAAACAAACAAAGCAGTTCTCAAAGCATGTATCACTAGATCCTCATTGGATGAGCATTTTGCTCACCAGTTCAACGACTTAAACTACAATGTCATACACACATGCTCATAACCCCTTTccaggaaaataaaaataaaaattgcactTCCCCAAGCAAAAGGATTGATGATATAACCTCAGGCATTTTTTAATCAGAAATTTCCAATTGCAGCTTATGTATTTATCGCAGAAAGGATCGAATGTCATAATTTGGATAAAGATTAAACCTTGTAGATGATGTAATTCACGAGCCTTTCAAGCATTTTTCGGATTTCAGATGTATACAGCTCCGAAAAGAATACTGTCTGcattaaaaaggaaaagaaaacatTATAAGTTTATAACTCTTGTGAAGTAAGTCGAGTTTCATTTGCCAAACAAATCTAATTGACAGATTGTCATTATTTGAAACCATCAATCTGAGCAGAGAGATTATGGCTGCCCAACAAACCCAGATCAATATGCATTATGTTGGGATGATGTGACAAGACTACTCAAGTATTCTGCAGAAAGCATGTTAATAAAGCAACATAATATTGATAGTTCAACTAAACAATgttatgctaaatatttagtTCAAAACTATGCAAGGGACAGTCAAATTCATCCGCTTACTATTTATTATAAAGTGGCATTCTGGTCCTTAAAACTGTACTGCATATTCCTTCGagttatttttacttttcaattgTTCTTTTGAGGCTCCTgcagataaatttaaataatgtgTAGCAAATCTAAGTAATTCACTAGTGGCAGCTATTCCAATCTAAACTCGAACTTAAGTCGCCAAAACTGTCACCAGGCACTGAGTTGGAAAATACTTAAGATGTGATAACTGCATATTAGTGAATGTTAACAAAAAGAATATAAGAGTAGAAGTAATTAAAATTCACAGGAGTCAAAACCTTTTGAGAAGCAGATTAATATTGTTAAAGATACTACTGCAGAACAACTTCTACAGCTTCAGCATAACATAGTAACATGTCTCCACACTGgggaaacataaacataaacataaaaagTGAGTTAACGAAGAAGAAACTTGCCTTTAGGCCTAAAATTACCAAGATGATGACATTAAATGCCAAACTGGAAACCAGCAAAAGGGTCATGTATGAACCAAAAAGAAGCTCAAGAGTATGGGTTGCATTTTCTGAATTGATAAGATCATTTACAATCAAAACATCTGATTGATGCTTTTCAAGTGAGATTTCTGTCCAATACTGGACGCCAACCAGGCTCAGAATGGTACAGACAACAGAAATGGATAAGAAGTTGACACCCATCAGAAATATGTCCAGTTGTTCCACCAAAACCAGAATCCAAAATTTTCATGAGAGCAATTTTAGCATTGTCCTTTTCCCGCAAAAACAACCCCGATATTTCAATGGAGAGAAACAGCCTATAGCTTTGTTTAACTGGTTTCGGAAACACTCCTTCAAATTATCAGGCTTTATAGGCTTCAACAGTATGTCCTGGACGAAAAGGAGCACCATAAGGCATGATTAGAAAAATACCAAAAACATAAGGTGAGTCTACAAAAGTTCCAGATTACACAAATGACTTTATTCAAAAGCTGTTAATGACAATGTACTTACAAAAAAGAATACAAGAATTTATGCCAATTGGAGTAAACAAATTTCTCAAACAATGTCCAGTCTAATATCAATACAAAACAACCTTCCATATATGCCATCAGCTGACTGCCGCGTGCATACACAACATTCAATAGAAGGCATAACGGATGCAAATCAATAGATGGGCAATTATCAGCTTGAACTTGGAAGATCATTCTTGcagtttttttattatttattaacttCTTTTGTTGGGGAACCAGAAAACAAGATATAATTATGTACATTTTCCATCACAAAACACACCAAATGCCTAACAACTATGAAGCCTGAAAAGTGAAGCACATCGGGAAACAATTGCAACAACAAGAGCAAGAAGAAATGAAGAATCACACAAAAAGGCACAGCCTTTACTTTTTAACAATTAACAGAAATATAACGCAGCAAAATCAACATTCATACAAGCATCATAATGGAAGAATTGCGTGTCTATTCACTCAGAATTtaacttttcttctttttctgtcttttaaaaaaaaaacaattgctCAAATTTTGACGCATTTCGTTCCAGAAGACATTCGATTCTCTAATTAGAAACATTTCCAAAAGGAGAAAGCGACCTAGCCCTAGAGATTGAACGGAAAGCTGCGCAATTTACCTCATCAGagatttcaaaaatcaaacttcagACCGGAAATCGTTGACTAAATAATAATCATAAACAATAAAAGGCAAACGGAAGAATCAAATTGAAATTGTAATCAATCGAGTTGCATAAGGTTATATGCACAGTTAAACTAAACCCAATTTCAACATAAATTGAATAGAAATTTCTTACGAATTATTGAGGATGATTTGAAGGCGTCCGGAAACAAGCAGAATCGGTGAtatctatttttctctttctatgTGTGTTTTTGCGGGAAGGGAAATTGTCAGTGAATTTCggattttatatatatctacacTTATATGCATGTTTGTCAACATATAAATATGGACAAAAGTTACTTATATTGACCTCTGGCACTAATGTTATGTGAAATGGCATGAGGCTGACACGGATCcggatttaaattttaattatatttataatttataattcatACGAGTGAGCGGATTAGATAATCCCCATTATCATACTATCTAAATCAAAATATGAATCACATAATGTGTATGTAGCGCATTAGAAGCGTGACACGTGACAGATGTCCTTTAAGAGCTATTAAGGCAAAATACACGAATaggtaaaatataaataaaaaatttaaaaatttaaaataataataataatttttttattattttctcgcGTCTATGTCAaaaatatgcatataattgaacgcAAATATACATAACGTTGGatataaatatgcatgagaaaATAACACTATTCGACTCATCTGGTGCCGCTCATTGCTGCTCGCCGCCGTTATAGTTATACATATAGTTGAATAGAAATATGATTAACATTGGATAGAAGTATGAATGAAAATATATGACTCATTAAGTGATTAGCGGCGAAAGCCATCTAACTGTTTCGCATAGTAGTATGCATGTAATTGAATACATATATGCATAACACCATTCGACTCGACAAGTGACCAGCAACTAAAGGCACATGACGAGTCATATATtctcatgcatatttttatccaacgttatgcatatttgtgtttaattatatgcataatttttacGGTGGAcgtgaaaaaaaatgaatttttgatatatatatatatatatatatataaattttttttattcaaaaaaattgtTTCTATATTACCTCTCAGTGTATTTTGCATTGAAGGACTTTGTGAATGCTTGAAAAGTATTTGTCACGTGTCATACTTCTAATGAatcatcaaattaaattatatgattCAAATTTAAACTCATAATAATTTAAACTTATATATTATGAAGAGTGTGAGATCCATAGGATCTCATCCCTAATGTATATGATATTTTTGTGATTATATCAATATTTAATTGTGTATAGATTCAAGTTTTGATATATTTTACATATGTTAATTACTTTGACCATCTCACACCACACTCATACTCTTAGAAAAATACTTGCATGTTTTATCTCGAAAAACAATACTAATATGTTAAAACTAGactctcaaaaaataaatattaactaATATGCACGTGCATATACAAAGAGAGGCTCACAAGaatcagtaaaaaaaaaataaataaataaaaataaagagagGCCGACTTTATAAGACGTTtctttcctcaaaaaaaaaatcagtaaataaaataaaaatgaataattatttttaattattcgatcatcaagatctatgttGAATGTATCATCTTACTAAATAAATGTATTATCTGTTTTTGAATCTTTGAGAGagcaaaaattatataaaactaCATTAATTATAATGGTTCTCACGCTTTTGACAAACATGCATTTTGTCCCTTAGTGCATCATATTTGATGCTTAATTGTGAGGATTAGAGATGTCAATCGAACCAACTCATCAGGTTTCGGACTAGTTCTATCAGGTTATGAGTTATTCGAGGGCGGGCTAATcggattgaaaaaaaaaattgggttagAAATTTCCAGCCTAACCCTAAATATTTAGGTTTTGGCTAGTCGGgctcaaaaaattattttaagaaaataactgtatatttcttttgacaatattatatttgtaataaataaatatacacgTAAATAATTAAGTAACATTTCAACATCGACTTATAtaataactactccctccgtaccattacaaatgtctaattacttttgggcacgaagattaagaaatgtgtagaaaatagataaagtgagttgatgtaaattatttaaatattaagtatagagagataatatattgccaaaaaaggaattaGACatttttaatgggacggaggaagtaatatgcaaatattaaagatataaagatgtaatatttttattgaataagtatcattttttaatttttatatctaaatattttggaggtgtttggtttgagtgataaggtatgattgataaaataattcaccttAATAAAGTGTTTGCCTTGCATGATTGAGCCCGTGATTGATAATTTGACCCGCAATTATCATGCAATCgaatgattatttatcacctcAAAGTTGGGTGGATTAGTTAATCATTCATTCAATTCTATCAATCGTATCCATCATATTATATCCACCAAACCAAAAGTATTGGATTAAATATACatagaagtgaaatgatgagttaactttctaatattaaatttttaatattgaatcaaaatacatttcacaaatttttgaaaaattatcttattatactaTTTTTCATAAGCAAAAGAGAAATTTTTTACATTATCAAGCGAGCACATTATTTTCGAATCGGCCATATAGAGTTTCAGGTTAGTTTCGGACtgatctgccgccgccgtctGCTCCGGCTCCGGCGAAAGTCGCCGGCAGCCGCGCCACACGCACAGCGACCTCTCCTTCACACGCGCGGCTCCCTTTCTCTCACCCAAAATCGTTTCCCCTCCCCCATCTCTCCACTCTCACCGCCCCTCTCTCTTCCTCCCTAAAttttcgccgccgccgccgctaaCAACCCCGGCGAGAAATGCCGGATCCGAGGCCTCCCTCACTCATCGCCTTCCCTCGCGTTTCCGGCAGCTGACGGCAAAGGAGGGCccccgccgctgctgctccgtTCGCGCCGCGTCAGCGGCGCTTGGCCTTCGGCCACGCCGCCCCGGCCTCGCTCCGACTCCGTCTGTCTTGGCCGTGAGTGGCCGGCGGACTGCTGCCCGCATGCAGCGCCGGCAGCCACGGCCTTGACAGCCCGGCATCAAGCTCGGACAGCCTCCCTTTCCTATCGCCTCCTCGACTCTCACCCTCTCCGAAGGCTAGCAAGAAGGGTTCAGATTTCAAATGtaaaaagatttgatttttggttGATTTGGAGTTTCTGAAGTTTATTGATGAAAGCTGTCGATTGGTTTTGTTTGAACTGatctttctttttctcattcttTGGTTTAAAGAAGAATTGGTCTGAGTTTTAGGAATGTTCAAGTTTCCGTGTTTTCATGGTTGTTTTGCAGAATATTACTGAGCTTGACTATTGTTGCTGGTAAATGATAGAGGAAAAATGTGATTTTGAGAAATGAAAAGAGATGGAAAAGGATTTGCAGAGCATTGCTGGAAAGGAGTATGTCGATTAGGGGATTATGCAAAGGAAAATAGATAGTACAATGATAGTACAGTGAACTAGTACAATGGAACTAGTACATCTCAGCTCTCACCCCATTATACAAACATATCTTATGCATTTGGGTTTGGGCCCTAAAGAAATATAACTTAAAAAGAAGTATTTTTGGGCTTGAGGCCTAACATAAAAGTAGAtgactaattaaataaataataataataataaaaataatagtaagaACATTTCTCatgtaatttaataataaattcaaGGCCTTTGATAAAACTAACAATAATGAATTTAAAATCTCcttgaaatattataatttattaaaaatcggGTGTGTATCAATAGTATACTAATTTAAGGTCttctctattttttataaaaaggtCGGGATATCACATCAACAAATACAATTCAATATCTAATCAAAATACTATTTACAAGCTATCAGTGAGACTTGAATTAATGGcctcttaaaaaaattatttaatgttttaagtTTTAACTTTATCGCATGAATTAGGCCTCCTTGACCACTTAGGGTCCATTTGGGGCTAGGGAATACACCTTATTAGCTAATTTAATCCATATTGGTGCATAGTTTGGTATTCAATACATGCATCGTGGACGGCCCTGCGATATGTGAAGGCCCTGAGCTAAAAATTCGGATTAAGTAGGATAATTAATACCAGTCCCCCTCAGATTAAACAGGATAATTAATACGGCCCTGCAATTGTGTCCATTTTTAAGCTTATCTAACCTAGAAATATGGATACCAAAcgaaaatcataattaattaaccATAATAGCAAACAACCAATCAATATTAGTTTATTAACTATACTGACTAATCTTTACTGAGCACGAAACGAGCCCTTAATGTTTCTTAAAGATCCCGAGTCTTTTCTTCTTCCCAAACTTATTCTCAACTCTTTCTTTTTAAATCATTTATGTATTTACTTCGGTTGACcttcatttttattgttttcatttATACTTGTTgacatatttaaaatttaataaatatgtaaaaattaattatttaatttaatttttttattataatatataccttagaaaaaaaatatgtatatattaagAATATACATACACcatttcaaataacactacCTAACTGTATAATTGAAAATTCTCGGTTGTGaatctattttaaaatttacatataataaaatttattttaatattatcacATTTATTTTGCTCTAATCATCTCAcgattttcaataaatttatcaatataaAACTGCTACtaaccaaaaaataaataaataaaagaaagaaaaccaATGTTGGCGCTTAAAAATAAATGTGATTTCAAAACTCTCCTTCACTCACTCCCCAACCGCTGCGTCTATCACCTAACTGCTTATAACTTCTCCTCCTCCATTCTATACTATCATCCTAAAACAATTCTCCAACACCATAAATATCATCACTCATCTCTTCTTGAAAGAAATTTCACAGAGTTTCAGACATTTGAGGATGGCATCGCTGAAATCCCGGCTGCAGCACTCCGTCACTCCTGTTGCCCTTAGATCTTATCTTGCAGAGTTCATATCCACATTCCTCTTCGTCTTCGCCTCAGTTGGCGCCGCCACTTCTTCATGTATGTTTACTCCATTCATGTAATTGTTGTTTTTACCATAAGTAGCATTGAAGTTGATCATGAAAATGTAGGGAAGATGACGGCGTCTGACCCGGCCTCTCTGACGGCTACTGCAATCGCGAGCGCCTTTGCTTTATCAGCGGCTGTTTACATCGCCGCCAGCATCTCCGGTGGCCACGTCAATCCCGCGGTGACGTTCGCAATGGCCGTGGGAGGCCATATTACCATCCCCATGGCCGTCTTCTATTGGATGGCGCAAATGCTCGGCTCTGTCATGGCCTGCCTTGTGCTTAAAACTATGACTGTCGGACAGGTCTGTGTCATTACAAAATACTATTTCATCTTTGTCTTTGTCTTTGTTTGTGTGATGCAAATTAATTTGCAGAAAATCCGTGTTCACACAATTCCGGACGAAATGACCGGATTTGGAGCGTCGATCCTGGAGGGCGTGATGACGTTCGGGCTCGTATACACGGTGTATGTGTGTGCAGACGCGAGGAGGAGCAGCGCGATTGGGCCGTTGGCAGTCGGGTTTATCTTGGGCGCCAACGTGCTGGCATCGGGGCCTTTCACGGGTGGGTCGATGAATCCAGCGTGCGCCTTTGGTGCGGCCCTTGTGGGAGGGAGTTTCAAGAATCAGGCAGTTTACTGGGTTGGACCCTTGATCGGAGCCGCACTTGCTGGGATTCTCTACGACAATGTGGTTTTCCCTGCACATTCTGTTTCCGATGGAGCCGTCGTCGGCATCTAATTTACTATGTGTTGTTACCCTTAAAACAATCATCCTTTCTTTGTATTATTATGTATATGTTGAATCTAATAGGCCGTTATTGTTTATACATACATTTTCAAGCAAACAAAACAACACTACAATTACAATACATAACAAAAGGTAACAAGTTAAGTTGAAGCATCTAATTTAGTTCTAAATGAGGCCGGCAGAGATTTCCAATCACACGACTTGTTGAAGAACTTAGCACCCTTTCTCCCAACGCCGGTGCCTGCAAGACTCGAGGAAAGGCGGCTTCTCGAATCCGGTTCCCATTTCAAATCTTTGAGAGCTGCAAACACATTGGAAAGTAGTGGATTGATCTCTTCATCCTTTATGTTGTTACAAGATATCACTTTGAGGCTCTTAAGCTCGTCCCAAGAGATGATCACGCTCTCCAGCCCGTGCGTGCTCAGCAACGAGCATCCTTGTATCGACAGAGAGCTCACCCTCCTGCAGATACAACAAAGTTAGGAATCAAGGACCATAAACATCTAAAATAGCTAAAAACTTATAGTACCTCAAAGCAGTTGCAGTGATGAACATGTCATCACTCAGACCCCAGCAATTCTGCAGCACCACTTCCCTCGCATTCTGAGAGATAAGAAACAATGCCCTCAAACTCTTCTTGTCCCTCAACTGACACTTGTCCAAATGCAAGCTCTCAATTGCCGGACAACATCCCAAATCCTCATCCAACACACCATCGATTCTCCTGCACGACACCAACCTCAAACTCTTCAAATTCTCACAAAACGAAAGGCCCAACATCCAACCATCCTCCATATCATGGTCGGATAGCGTCAGCTCTTGGAGCATCAAACAGCACTGCCCAATGGCTCTAATGCCTTCAAAGCTCCCTCCGCATCCGCTCAATTCGAGCTTCATCAGTTTCTTGCATCCCTGCGCCAAGATGGTCAGACCAACATCCGAAACAAGCGAACCATCTGCAACTCCACTCAGCCTCAAGATCTGCAGATTCTGGCACGCCGCTATGCCGCGAAGAACACGGTCGTTGCACATACGCAGCTCGAGTTCTTGCAACGCGGGGCACTCCTCAGCCACGCTCAGCAGCCCCATCTCGGTGGCGTTCATCACCGCCAATTTCCGCAGATTCGGGAATCCACCCGCCAAAACCTTCAAACCCCTGTCCACTTCATCGCCACTCAACGCATAATTCTCCGGAGTAAACCAGTCTTTATGATGAAAGCAATCAGAACCGCCGTGAAAAGACACGATCCTGTTAGTGACAGAGACGCCCAAGTTCTGGGGGGAAACCAAACACCCAGTAACCAAATCGACGCGAACGAGATTGGGAAACCTGTAAAGTAACCTTCCTGAAACGAGAAAGTACCAATCTAGAAGCTTGACTGATCTCACAAGCCTGCCCTGCAGATTGAGCCACCGTTTGGAAACAAGAAAATTGGCATCCCTCTGAGATGTCGGGAGCTTTGAGAGAATCTTGAGCAAGATTTCATCGGAGAGAAGTGAAGTTTTGTCGAGAACAACATCTGTTGTAGGAGTGAAATGATGGATCTTGGGTGTGCGCGGTGAAGCAAGCGGGGGTTGGATTTGGTTCTTGGGGGTGAGGGGTTTGTTGAGGCGCATTGCGCAGAGGACATTGTTCAAAGCTTTCTTGCTTCTCAACCAGCTCGCTGAATGTTGATTTTCTTTGTCAGGTGAAAACCCCATCGTTTTTTTCTTCCTCAGCTACTACGAAGAATACCAAAATCCCTTCTTCTCTACCTCATATTTCTCTCATATTTCCTCAAAGATAATTATAAATTTCTATTTTCGGTCGCAACGGCTTGTTTCCTCTACTCTTCAGTGTGGTTATGTTTGTAACGGATACATTAGAGTGGGGCCTAGTGCAGTTTATCTGGGAGACTGGTATTCAAAATGGCCCTTTTTATGTGGTCGAATATTTTTAATTGCGCATTTGGAAGTAGTTACCATGTTTTGGGCCGTGCCTCTCTATTAGGATATGTTTATCAAATTGGATTTATTGAAAAGAGCCGTTACAGATGTTTTGATAAATTTAcgatattaaataaaaaattaaatgatcgT
It contains:
- the LOC130995489 gene encoding probable aquaporin TIP5-1 — encoded protein: MASLKSRLQHSVTPVALRSYLAEFISTFLFVFASVGAATSSWKMTASDPASLTATAIASAFALSAAVYIAASISGGHVNPAVTFAMAVGGHITIPMAVFYWMAQMLGSVMACLVLKTMTVGQKIRVHTIPDEMTGFGASILEGVMTFGLVYTVYVCADARRSSAIGPLAVGFILGANVLASGPFTGGSMNPACAFGAALVGGSFKNQAVYWVGPLIGAALAGILYDNVVFPAHSVSDGAVVGI
- the LOC130995488 gene encoding F-box protein At5g07670-like, with amino-acid sequence MGFSPDKENQHSASWLRSKKALNNVLCAMRLNKPLTPKNQIQPPLASPRTPKIHHFTPTTDVVLDKTSLLSDEILLKILSKLPTSQRDANFLVSKRWLNLQGRLVRSVKLLDWYFLVSGRLLYRFPNLVRVDLVTGCLVSPQNLGVSVTNRIVSFHGGSDCFHHKDWFTPENYALSGDEVDRGLKVLAGGFPNLRKLAVMNATEMGLLSVAEECPALQELELRMCNDRVLRGIAACQNLQILRLSGVADGSLVSDVGLTILAQGCKKLMKLELSGCGGSFEGIRAIGQCCLMLQELTLSDHDMEDGWMLGLSFCENLKSLRLVSCRRIDGVLDEDLGCCPAIESLHLDKCQLRDKKSLRALFLISQNAREVVLQNCWGLSDDMFITATALRRVSSLSIQGCSLLSTHGLESVIISWDELKSLKVISCNNIKDEEINPLLSNVFAALKDLKWEPDSRSRLSSSLAGTGVGRKGAKFFNKSCDWKSLPASFRTKLDAST